The DNA region AGCTTGGTCTCTGTGGGTTTGGAgtccaggagagctggctgctccagctcctccaacACGGTGACAATCTCACATCCTGTTTGAAGCCActggtgctgccagccagcagaaCTGTTGAACGACACACCTGGCCAGATGCAGAGGCATGCTTTGGGGTGGTTGGCAGGCAGATGGCATGATTTGGGGTTGGTGGAAGTCAGGAAAATATGCCTGCACATGGTAGACACTTGCACAAAACCAGTCACACTTGCCCTGTGCCACAAGCCGTTTCTCAGCATCCCATGACAGATTGAAGCATCACATGAGGTTAAAGAGCTGCAGTGACCAGATCAAAAACAAGTGCTTGGTGTTCCTGATAGAAATCTCTTTTCCAGGAGCTTCCCCTGTACTGCTCTGGAGGCTTGAGGTTCTTCTGGGACAATAAGTTTGATCACGCCATGGTGGCATTCCTGGACTGTGTGCAGCAGTTCAAAGAGGAGGTGGAGAAAGGTGAAACTCGGTTCTGTTTGCCTTACAGGTGAGTGTTGCCACAAAACTGTCAAATTCAGCCCTGTGTGCTCCCCCTAGCACTGCTTGCTGTTTCAGCCctgatttttcagaaatcaTCTGCACTTCTTTATGAtgtgtttgctgctttcatTGAAACTTAAAACCATCCCCTTGGGTGGAGTCCTGAGGCTTGCTGAAATCCCTTTAAAAACAGGATAGTGTTATTGTCAGATTTAAAATGTAGTGCTTGGTGTCAGACTAAATGTTTGCAGTAGGAATACACTAATTAAAGCTTGTGTGTGATACAGGATGGACGTGGAGAAAGGAAAGATCGAAGACACAGGTGGCAGTGGTGGCTCTTATTCAATTAAAACACAATTTAACTCTGAAGAGCAGTGGacaaaagcactgaaattcaTGTTAACTAACCTGAAATGGGGCCTGGCCTGGGTCTCATCTCAATTCTATAACAAGTGACTGTGATCAGAACTcggcctggctgccctggagtGTCTGCATTGTGTTGGGAGAAAGGCAAATCAAGATGTCTCTTAATATTAACCAGTACAAAATGTTTACAATACCAAAAATCCACAAGacactttatttaaaatgccattATTACAAGTAGTTTGTAGAAAAGCAATATGCAAAGTTGTATCATTGAGTTTAACAGAATAAAACCCAGGTATTAAATGGATTCTAAACtgttattttgggggtttgtggCCATGCACATAAATCATTGTCAAATGAGCATCAGTTTGATGCTGCTCTGTTGCTGCTAATGCAAGCTTGGAAAAGCAGGACGTTACAAACACAGGGAATAATGTGGGAAAACTGCCAGAACTCTGCCTGGTCATTAAAGAATTTCaaataaagtattttctaaGTCATATCAGCacttctttgtgctgctgcacttgAAAAGGTTTGATCCCATTACAGCCCTGGAAtccctcctgcaggctgctcctgtacagggctctgctgaggaaACAGTGAAACGATTCCAGGTGTTtccagccagcagtgcctggcacagcacaaaCCCCTGGCACCGGCAGGGACacccagcctgggcactgctgtggtGACAGTCacagtgctggcacagaggggacatcacaggcagctgggacagggggtttataaaagcagcaggaggagacagagcagcCCCATTTGTGAGAGCTGATCCCACCAGGCATGGCAGCACCTTTCAAACACAACCACTCTGAGGGGTCTCTGATTAAAGGGAACTTAGATTCAAAACTTAAAAGATGCAGCTGTTACAATGAAGCCTTTAGGGCATTTCTAAACACTGTGGTGCTCTTGGGCCTCCTTTCAGAGCATGACTGTGATGCCTGACAGGACAAGCTTTGCTAATTAACACATGGCAGCCTTCAGGTaaccctgagctgtgctgggtgccTGGGCAGTGTCACAGAGGAGGGACAGTTGCCAGCAGCATgacaattcctgctgctgggccagTGACTGGATGGCCGGGGTGGTTCTATTTGTGAGGAGGAATCCTGTCCTCGGGAGATTTGGTGCCACGGTGCTGCTCGGGTGTGGTGCTGCCGACGATGCGCCTCACCATGGCGTAGGAGAACTCCAGGATGCTCTGGGTAGTAATGCCAGTGATGCAGTTTAAATGCTCCACaacctggaaaaaagaaaagatacagCACCTAAAGGCTGTGAGTTTACAGACTGACAAGAGTAACTGCTCCATGAGATTGCTGCTCTACCTGCCAGTGGGGTTTTGTTCTGGCTGTGAAGCACTAAAGGTGAGGACActtgtaggaatgtgccccctgttGAAGGAGTGACTAAATTACTCTGTCTgcttaaaaaggcaaaaagcccagaagtttctctcccaGTTTGGTACAAAAGACACCTTTGGGACTTCACCTCAGACCTGGAGCTGTCCAGCTGGACAGAGGCCAAGAGGTCCCGCCCAGGTAATTCACtagaaaaggaagagaacagAGGAAATGATTGCTTTTGTGGGGTGTGTTAGCAGGAGCAGGAACCTCTTACCCCTAACTCAGTTCTTCTCTGTaagagctttgttattttgccttttactAAACCTTTCTCTATTTCCAACACTACCTCAAAAGCCATCCCACTGATTTTACACCGTTCAAAGTAGCTAAGCCATCTCGAGTGTAATGAGTTTCTCTAAGAGCTCATGAGACCTAACTCAAAAAGCAACACATCAGACActccccagtgccagcacacagctctgacaGAAACCCTCCTGCTTTGTGCTAAAAGACAGAGGTGTCcctcccagtgcagcccagctgctgtgctggagcacaaAAACCACCTTGGCACCGTGTTCCCGTGGAGCCAACGCCTTCAGCAGTGACTGTACCTGCTCCCAGTGCCCGGGGCTCAGGATGAACACACCTGTACTGATGACTCCAACAGCCAGGAGCATGAAATCTTCCTTCACTGTTAAAAActtggctctgcaggaggaagagTGTGTTCGGGTGTGAAACGCTGCTTCAAAGTTcaaaagcacctgctgctgcagctgccagtgcccaggACGTGTGGGCTTACTCAGACCAGCCAAAGGCCACCACCAGAAGCTGGAACTGACAGTGCAAGGCTGGATTTTAACCAAATGAAACACCTTCCCTGCCCTTGAAGCAGCTGTGGGAAAGCATGTTGCTTTGAACTGGTGCATTTAGAAACAATGATGAATGCCACcccaaactatttttaaaaacatggcATAATGAGAGTTACGCTGCTATTTATTAGGGTTTTCATTTCAAagggttatttttattattttaaatcattgtCAGGTCTTACATCTGCAGTTTGCTTGGTGTGGCGTTCTCGATGGCAATCTTCAGCAGAGTGTCATAGATGGTCTCTCTGGTCAGGTAGCAGAagtccagcagctgcacacacagctggtGTAAGGGTTTGGCAGGAAGCAAGCAGCCATTGTATCCTGGCAGAGATCACACCATCAGTGCCACATTTTGGGTCATTACATTGAGTCTCAGGTACCATGGGAGAGGGAATGCTGAGGATTGCCCTGTCTCTGGATGCCACAGGATCCCTCAGCCTCAATGTGACTTCACTCTGAAATTCAGGCTGTCAGAACTGGGCCAAGAAAATGGTGAGTGATTGTAGAAAATGCAGCCTGGCACATTTGGGGGCTTTAAACTCTTAATATTTTACTGAGTCATGACTGGCTGTCCAACAACATTCTACAAAGGACAAAGTTCTCATCTAAAAAGGGAAGCTCTGGACAATCTGAACAGTTCCACGTGCAAAAATCTGTAATTTGAGACATTTCAGAGCAGCAACAGCTCTGTGACCCTACTAAAAACCTTCCTTCCCATTCTCCCTGACTGATGCTCTCACCTAGAACCTCCAGGAGCAACTCTACATAGGCCAAGGGAGTGGACACATTGATGTGGAAGTGCAGAGTGTTTAAAACAGCAAGCTCCGACTCCAGCAACTCCTGTTTAGTGTAGGAGTATTTTAAGGATTGCAGGAATGTTAAAGCTGTGTCACTGGTCACtctctgaagaggaaaaaaaaaaaaagagacaaagtgTCTTCCAGGCAGAAAGGCAGGAACAAAGTGCTCTGtcacctctctgctcctgctgagcacGAGTCCTTTGAGCTGGCATGCAAATCCAGCTCTGACCTTCCCCACAGGTTTCAGCCCAACAAACCATCCCCAGGCAGCTGTGAACCCCTGTGGACACACCAGTTTTGACAACCACAGGGCTGagattttcctgtgctttttttccccccccagaACTGGGAACGCTTCCCAGCAAACTGTTCCTGGGTGAGCAGCAATTCACCTGCCCTAAAGGGAATGTCGTGTCCTTGGCATCTCATCAGCACTAGCGCCTTCCAAAAAGGAAATCTATTTTTAAGAGAGATTAATACACTGCAGATTTAACCAGGCTGCTAGAGCAAGGACAGGCTGAGCTGGCTTACACTGTAGTGCAGAGAGAGTTTGCTGGCAAGCTGAACACAGGACACGAGCCTCAGGACAAAGGTGTTGGTGATCTGATCCCTCAgagagctccagctgctcctctggcccTGGCCACGGCCTCTAGTGCTCCCTCTGTCACCACACATCTGTTCTACCTGCTTGATCATGAACCTACAaaagccacagctgctcagagaatggttctggctgctgagaaaaaggaacaaaggcAATTCCACATACACGTGTAtgtaatatatacatatatatgtgtatatatacgtatatattatattttttggttttaaatatattttaatatataatatatacatatatatttatatatacctatatattttggtttcaatatattttaatacaatatatatatgtatatctacatatatatttatttcaatatattttaatataatatatatgtatatattatattttagggttttaatatattttagtaTATACatctatatgtatatatacatatatattatattttttggtttaaaatatattttaatatataatatatacatatatatttataaatacctatatttttatttttaatatattttaatacaatatgtatgtatacatacacatgtatatttattttagtatattttaatatatgtatatatacatgtatatattatattttaaggttttaatatatacatatatatgtatatatacatgtatttcatatttttgggttttaatatattttaatatataaatatatttaatatatattttaataatatatttaatatattatttatatatttaatataaataatatatatttaatataaatatatttaatatatatttaatatgtatctattacatattacatatgtacatatatcttatatatacatacataaatatatacatatatcttttttatttttaatatattttaacatatatatctctatatattatatagatatatgtgtgtgtatatgtattaGAGTATATGCAGAGGTAATAATTTGGATGAAATGAAAGAGGAGACAAAGCTCATTAGTCATGTGTGGTTTTGGGGcagacagggctgggcagtACAACCCCACCAGGGGACGGGAGATGTGCTGGGTGTTCAGGACTCTCATTACCGTTCAAGTAACTCCACTGCCTGGTACCGTGTGGGCTGGTCCAAGTGCCATTTTTCAGACAAAAGGAATATAAATTCTGCAAAAAGCACAGCGGGCACTCATTTCAGGCTCCCGGAGCTCCCTGCCGGCTGCCCCGGGAGCGGCTGCGGCCGACTCTCACCCACGATCCGCGTCTCTTTGAAGcacccagcctgctctggcagctcGCTCAGGTGCTGCTCGTTCTCCGTGGCCAAGTGGATCAGTGTGTCCTCGATAATTTCAGCGGCAACCCCGCTGAACACCGGGCCCGAGTCACGGCCGCGGGCTGCCAGGGGCGCCGGAGACCCCAtggagcggggcagggccgcAGCCGCAACGACAGTGACCGCACCAGCGCCACAGGGAGACACCGGGACGGGGTCCGCCAACTCCTCCCGGCTCGGAGAACACCGGGACGGGACGGGCTTTGGGCAGGCCCCGGCCCCGTTCAGGCCCCGGCCCCGTTCAGGCCCCGGCCCCGTTCAGGCCCCGGCCCCGTTCAGGCCCCGGGTGTTTTCCATCACGTGACCCCGCTCCGCCAATCAGCAGCCGGCGACGCCGCAACCGGCACCAACCGCGCGCCGCTCGGGCCCTCCGATTGGCCAGCGCGCCCCCCGCCGGATGTGGCGTCACGTCGCCGCGCGGAGACGGCGGGGTAAGATGGCGGCGCCGGGGGAGCCGGGGGAGGCGGCGTTCGCGCGGCGCATCGACCCGGCCCGGGAGCCGGGGCTCAGCCCCGAGCAGCGCCGCCTCATGGCGCAGGTGGAGCACGCCCAGCGCCAGCGCGCCCTGCAGCGCCGGCTCCGCAGCCGCAACGTGCTGCTGGCGCTCGGCATCGGCGCGGTGACACTCGGCATCTGTATCCTCCGGGGAACGGTGGGGCCGGGGGGCTCCGCGGCCGCGCCCGCTGCTTTTCCTTAACTCCCCCCGCAGACGGTTACACCTTTTACTCGGTGTCGCAGGAGCGGTTCCTGGacgagctggagcaggaggcgGAGGAGGCGCGGGCGCGGGCCCGGGCGCGGAAGGAGGGCGCCGCCAGCTGAGCGGggagcgcccggcccggcccggttCGGCCCGGGACTGACCTGCCGTCCGCGCCAGGCAGGATGGGCCTCGGGGTAGATGCCCCTGAGGGGTTCGGGCCTGCCCCGTGCTCTGGTTTGGCCCGGAGAAGGCCCCGAGGGCTCCCcgcaggcagggcagagcccgcCCCGGGGCCGTGCCCGCGGGAGGGACAGCGGAGCCCCGGTGCCGCCGCTCCCCGCAATAAATCCTCTCACTGGCCACCGCCTCAGTGCCCCGTGTCACGGATCTCTTGGGCTGAGCCCGGCTGAGGGggattttctgctttgctctttaTCGTCACGCAGCGAGGCAGGCAGCCGTACCCGACAGACACGCAGAGGCAGTTTGTATTCAATCCACGTTTATGAAAACGCTTTTCCAACGCCAGATCCTAACAAAGCGCTCCCGGATCGCGGTGCTGCAGCGGCAGGGCCGCCGGGAGCTGAAGGCGGCCGCAGGGCGGGCGGGGTCCGGGACGGGGCTGGGACGAGCCGGGGGTCCTCCGGGGGgctcagctccttccagccaCCGAGGACGGCGACACCTCGCACGTGTCCTCCAGCTGGGGCGGGGGACAGCGGGCAGAGCCCcgtgggacagggctggcactgcccgcCCCGGGCAGCAGGCACTTGGATGAGGTAGTTCATGGAGTCATTCTTGGCCGGCCAGCTACTGGGGAGAGAAGCGGCCGTGAACCGAGTGCCCCGGAGCGCCGGGATCCCCGCGGGCTCCGCCCTTGTCCCTTACCACGCGCCCGAGGTCGTCGGCGAAGGTGACGCCCTTGTTGAGGCGCTGCTCCTGCGAGCCCGTGCTGCTGCCGCTGAGCGAGTTGCGGCGCATGATgcctgcggggacagcggcggGTGAGGGCGCGGGGCCGTGCGGCTCACCCGGGGCCCTGCCCGCTGGGGAACGGGGAACGAGGAACGGGGAGCGGGGCCGCACCTGCGGGCGGCGCCAGCTCCAGGCGCTGCAGGCTGTTGCGGCGGGAGGGGTTGAAGCTGCCCTTGGAGAGGCGGCGCTGGCGGCCCGACAGCATGGCAGCGGGCGAGACGATGCCCAGCGGCGGCTGCTTCCCCATGCGCAGGTACAGCTCCTCGATCTCCTTCTTCTGGGcgctctgcagcagctgcacctcTGCCAGGTGCCTGGGGAGAGCACAGCGGCTGCAGCGGGGCCCTGGGGAAGGGACGGCGAGCTCCCCCCCGGGAGTGGGGGAACACGGGTCGCCTCCCAGGTGCAGCCCACCCCCGGCTCACTTCTGGCGCAggttctgcagctcctcccagaTCTCCTCGTCCTCGCTCTCGGTGTCGTCGCTGCTCACGTAGGACAGGCTGCGGGAGTAGCTCATCCACACCTGGCTCAGCATGGCCTGCGGCACATTTTCCGTGCTCTCTTCCCCAGGGCCCTCCCCTGGGTCGCTCCCCGCCGGCGCGGCAGGCGCGCTGCCCCCCTCGGCTGCCACCTCCTCAGCCTTGGGCGCCTCCGGTGCCGCATCCGAGTCGCTGCTCGAGCTGGGGCCGGTGCCAGGCGCCGCGGGAGGCGGGGAGCCGCTCGCTGCCGGCTCCGTGCCCTGCTGCTCGCCGTcgctgctgcccagccccgcGGAGCTCACAGCCAGCTCCTTGGCTGGCACCACCTGGAACCGGCCCAGCACCTGGGGcttggcttctgctggggacaggggcagctgctgggtccagggcacaggggctggcCCGGGCATTGCGGTGCCCCGGCACAGCCTCGGCCCTGCCCCGCCTTACCTTCGTTGATGGGCGAGAGCTGGGCCTTGGGCACGCTGGGGGCTGGTGCCTCCGAGATGATCAGAGAGTGGCTGGGCTTGGGGGCACCGGGCAGCACCTGTGGGCACTGAGCACCGTCAGCAGCCCCACCCCACGTCCTGCAGCATCTGTCCTCCCCCCGTGCCCTGGGATCCGCCACCCGCTCAGCCCTCCCTGCATCCGCGTGGCTCCACGAGCCGTGAGGCTCCATCCCATCCCCGTGCAGCATCTGCAGcacccacccagccctgctgacacTGAGCtccccctggagcagccccgggcagccctCGTACACCTCACTCACCGTGCTGCCCTCTGCACTCCCAGATGTGGatgtgctcagcagctgcagagggctCCCCGCGGCCTCGCTGCCCGGGGGGCACGCTGGGGCTGGTGCCAAGGGAAGGGAGGATATGGGCACcccagcagtggggacagcagctcccactgactCTGGGGTCCCGCTGCCAGGTGGGACGGGCTTGTCTGTGCTGGTGGGGTCAGGGTAGACAAAGCGTGGGGCACCCAGGGCAAGACTCTGCGGCCGTGGCAGCAGGGGTGGGTAGAGGTGCCCACCTGAGCTAGCAATGGAGGAGACAGTGTGGGCCACGGTCATCACTGCCAGGGAGAAGACATTGGCCAGGGACAAGAGGGGGGCAGTGGGGGACAAGGGTGTGCTGGTCACGGCGGGGCTCAGGGGACTGCTGGGCTCGCAGGGAACAGGGGGCGtagggacaggctggggggacaggaggccgtggggcagggccggggggaCAGGCCCCCCTGGGGTCCCCTGGGGAGTCAGCGTTGGTGTCAGGGCTGGTGATGACGTGAGCCAGGAGGGAGTCATGGAGACGAGGGGCCAGGTCTGTGCTgagcctgcagggagagaagcatcaggagcagcccccagggccacctcctgcccctggccaggggagcagctggcagccccggggcagTGAACACGCCCACACTGCCAGCACTGGTACCTGTGGGGGACCCCAGTGGCACCGGGGCTGCCAGAGGCTCCACGGGACTGGCCAGGTTGGTCTCGGATGGGGAGCGGCTCAGCAACGGCAGCACGGGGGACTGGACAGAGAGGCTGGGACTGGTGCAGCTCAGGTCTGCGGCAGAGGAGTGACAGCCAggctcagccagggcagcacatGTCCTTTGAGACCCTCCGGGCTTGGCTGAGGCCATCAGCTGCCCTGCATGGGGCTTGGGGAGACAGGAAGGGCCTGCACAGGGGCACAGACGTACCACTgagcgaggaggaggaggagatggagcgcgagagcccctgcagctgcaggtccACCTGCGAGAAGGgtgagctgagcccagcagtggggcagaggccccagccaggctgtgccaagcCCCCACTGGGCCCCACCCTGGCCCCACCACCTGTGGAGACAGGAGCTGGAGTCTCTTCTGGGCTGGGGAGCACCTTGACTTGTCACAGGAGCGGGCAAGTGACCACAGGAGGACCCTGCACCCCAGCCCCCACCCCAGACTCCCTGGGGCCAGGCAGCATCCCAAGccatgctcagcagcagcagcagcttccccagcgctggcagggccaggctggcactcACGGGGCTGCCCAGAGCATTGTCAGCCTCGGGGCCCTTGGGCACCTCGGTGCCACCACGGCCATCCTTGCGGAGCAGGGTCTCCACGCGGTGGATGATGTCCCGGATACGGTTGATGAAACTCTCCCTCTCTGACTTGAGGATGAACTCATTGTGGACCTGAGGGTGGAGGGGTTGATCAGCACCCAGC from Motacilla alba alba isolate MOTALB_02 chromosome 27, Motacilla_alba_V1.0_pri, whole genome shotgun sequence includes:
- the CNTD1 gene encoding cyclin N-terminal domain-containing protein 1 isoform X1, coding for MGSPAPLAARGRDSGPVFSGVAAEIIEDTLIHLATENEQHLSELPEQAGCFKETRIVEFIFLLSEKWHLDQPTRYQAVELLERSQNHSLSSCGFCRFMIKQVEQMCGDRGSTRGRGQGQRSSWSSLRDQITNTFVLRLVSCVQLASKLSLHYSRVTSDTALTFLQSLKYSYTKQELLESELAVLNTLHFHINVSTPLAYVELLLEVLGYNGCLLPAKPLHQLCVQLLDFCYLTRETIYDTLLKIAIENATPSKLQIAKFLTVKEDFMLLAVGVISTGCGAFKLHHWHYYPEHPGVLLRHGEAHRRQHHTRAAPWHQISRGQDSSSQIEPPRPSSHWPSSRNCHAAGNCPSSVTLPRHPAQLRVT
- the CNTD1 gene encoding cyclin N-terminal domain-containing protein 1 isoform X2 — translated: MGSPAPLAARGRDSGPVFSGVAAEIIEDTLIHLATENEQHLSELPEQAGCFKETRIVEFIFLLSEKWHLDQPTRYQAVELLERQNHSLSSCGFCRFMIKQVEQMCGDRGSTRGRGQGQRSSWSSLRDQITNTFVLRLVSCVQLASKLSLHYSRVTSDTALTFLQSLKYSYTKQELLESELAVLNTLHFHINVSTPLAYVELLLEVLGYNGCLLPAKPLHQLCVQLLDFCYLTRETIYDTLLKIAIENATPSKLQIAKFLTVKEDFMLLAVGVISTGCGAFKLHHWHYYPEHPGVLLRHGEAHRRQHHTRAAPWHQISRGQDSSSQIEPPRPSSHWPSSRNCHAAGNCPSSVTLPRHPAQLRVT
- the CNTD1 gene encoding cyclin N-terminal domain-containing protein 1 isoform X4 yields the protein MGSPAPLAARGRDSGPVFSGVAAEIIEDTLIHLATENEQHLSELPEQAGCFKETRIVEFIFLLSEKWHLDQPTRYQAVELLERFMIKQVEQMCGDRGSTRGRGQGQRSSWSSLRDQITNTFVLRLVSCVQLASKLSLHYSRVTSDTALTFLQSLKYSYTKQELLESELAVLNTLHFHINVSTPLAYVELLLEVLGYNGCLLPAKPLHQLCVQLLDFCYLTRETIYDTLLKIAIENATPSKLQIAKFLTVKEDFMLLAVGVISTGCGAFKLHHWHYYPEHPGVLLRHGEAHRRQHHTRAAPWHQISRGQDSSSQIEPPRPSSHWPSSRNCHAAGNCPSSVTLPRHPAQLRVT
- the CNTD1 gene encoding cyclin N-terminal domain-containing protein 1 isoform X6, producing MGSPAPLAARGRDSGPVFSGVAAEIIEDTLIHLATENEQHLSELPEQAGCFKETRIVEFIFLLSEKWHLDQPTRYQAVELLERFMIKQVEQMCGDRGSTRGRGQGQRSSWSSLRDQITNTFVLRLVSCVQLASKLSLHYSRVTSDTALTFLQSLKYSYTKQELLESELAVLNTLHFHINVSTPLAYVELLLEVLGYNGCLLPAKPLHQLCVQLLDFCYLTRETIYDTLLKIAIENATPSKLQIAKFLTVKEDFMLLAVGVISTGVFILSPGHWEQVVEHLNCITGITTQSILEFSYAMVRRIVGSTTPEQHRGTKSPEDRIPPHK
- the CNTD1 gene encoding cyclin N-terminal domain-containing protein 1 isoform X5, translating into MGSPAPLAARGRDSGPVFSGVAAEIIEDTLIHLATENEQHLSELPEQAGCFKETRIVEFIFLLSEKWHLDQPTRYQAVELLERSQNHSLSSCGFCRFMIKQVEQMCGDRGSTRGRGQGQRSSWSSLRDQITNTFVLRLVSCVQLASKLSLHYSRVTSDTALTFLQSLKYSYTKQELLESELAVLNTLHFHINVSTPLAYVELLLEVLGYNGCLLPAKPLHQLCVQLLDFCYLTRETIYDTLLKIAIENATPSKLQIAKFLTVKEDFMLLAVGVISTGVFILSPGHWEQVVEHLNCITGITTQSILEFSYAMVRRIVGSTTPEQHRGTKSPEDRIPPHK
- the CNTD1 gene encoding cyclin N-terminal domain-containing protein 1 isoform X3, whose translation is MGSPAPLAARGRDSGPVFSGVAAEIIEDTLIHLATENEQHLSELPEQAGCFKETRIVEFIFLLSEKWHLDQPTRYQAVELLERSQNHSLSSCGFCRFMIKQVEQMCGDRGSTRGRGQGQRSSWSSLRDQITNTFVLRLVSCVQLASKLSLHYSRVTSDTALTFLQSLKYSYTKQELLESELAVLNTLHFHINVSTPLAYVELLLEVLGYNGCLLPAKPLHQLCVQLLDFCYLTRETIYDTLLKIAIENATPSKLQIAKFLTVKEDFMLLAVGVISTGVFILSPGHWEQVQSLLKALAPREHGAKVVEHLNCITGITTQSILEFSYAMVRRIVGSTTPEQHRGTKSPEDRIPPHK
- the CNTD1 gene encoding cyclin N-terminal domain-containing protein 1 isoform X8 codes for the protein MGSPAPLAARGRDSGPVFSGVAAEIIEDTLIHLATENEQHLSELPEQAGCFKETRIVEFIFLLSEKWHLDQPTRYQAVELLERSQNHSLSSCGFCRFMIKQVEQMCGDRGSTRGRGQGQRSSWSSLRDQITNTFVLRLVSCVQLASKLSLHYSRVTSDTALTFLQSLKYSYTKQELLESELAVLNTLHFHINVSTPLAYVELLLEVLGYNGCLLPAKPLHQLCVQLLDFCYLTRETIYDTLLKIAIENATPSKLQMLWSI
- the CNTD1 gene encoding cyclin N-terminal domain-containing protein 1 isoform X7, encoding MGSPAPLAARGRDSGPVFSGVAAEIIEDTLIHLATENEQHLSELPEQAGCFKETRIVEFIFLLSEKWHLDQPTRYQAVELLERSQNHSLSSCGFCRFMIKQVEQMCGDRGSTRGRGQGQRSSWSSLRDQITNTFVLRLVSCVQLASKLSLHYSRVTSDTALTFLQSLKYSYTKQELLESELAVLNTLHFHINVSTPLAYVELLLEVLGYNGCLLPAKPLHQLCVQLLDFCYLTRETIYDTLLKIAIENATPSKLQIAKFLTVKEDFMLLAVGVISTGVFILSPGHWEQ
- the LOC119712239 gene encoding cytochrome c oxidase assembly factor 3 homolog, mitochondrial, translated to MWRHVAARRRRGKMAAPGEPGEAAFARRIDPAREPGLSPEQRRLMAQVEHAQRQRALQRRLRSRNVLLALGIGAVTLGIYGYTFYSVSQERFLDELEQEAEEARARARARKEGAAS